TCATGCCCGACTGGAAGGTCGCGCCGCCGCCGAGGAAGAGGATGTGCATGTCGTCGGGCACATCAAGCAGCTCGCGGATGAGCGACTGCGCCTGCTCGAAGATGCTGACGACGGTCTTGCTGCGGTGGGACATCTCGATGAGGGAGAGGCCCTCGCCCTGGAAGCTGGGGAGGTCGTCGGCGACCTGTTCGAGCACTTCGAGCGGGAGGGTGCAGGGGCCGGCGGAGAAGTTGTGGATGCGGTGGGTGGTGGTGGGCATACGGAAAGATTAGCAGAGGGGGACCCACACATGAAATGTGTGGGCTTCGGGGGGAATGATATTGAGCGGGCGCTACCCGAGGCGGTCGGTGGCGACGTGGTAGTGCGGGTCTTCGCTGATGTTGACCTCGACCAGGTCGCCGGCATCCGCGAGCAGCTTCGCGCACTCCTCGCTGAGGTGGACCAGGTGCAGGCGTTTGTCGTGGGCGCGGTACTTCTCGGCGATGGTGTGGATCGCTTCGAGGCCCGACTGGTCGTAGACGCGGGTGTAGTAGAAGTCGATGACGACGTCGTCGGGGTCGTCGGCGGGGTTGAAGAGCTGCTTGAAGGATTCGACGGAGGCGAAGAACAGCGGGCCGTGGAGCTGGTAGACCTTGGAGCCGTGCTCATTGAGTTTGGTGTCTGCGCCCATGTGGGTGGCGTGCTGCCAGGCGAAGACGAGTGCGGCGACGATCACGCCGACGAGCACGGCGAGCGCGAGGTTGTGCATGAAGACGGTGATGAGGACGACGGTGACCATGACGAACATGTCGGCCCTGGGCATGCGTTTGAACATCTTGATCGAGGCCCACTCGAAGGTGCCGATGACGACCATGAACATGACGCCGACGAGCGCGGCCATGGGGATCATGCCGATCCACCGCCCGAGGAAGAGGATAAACGCGAGGAGGCAGAGCGCGGCGACGAGGCCGGAGAGGCGGTTGCGTCCGCCGGAGTTCACGTTGATGAGGGACTGGCCGATCATGGCGCACCCGCCCATGCCGCCGAAGAACCCGCAGGCGACGTTGGCGACGCCTTGGCCGACGCACTCGCGGTTGCCGCGGCCGCGGGTCTCGGTCATCTCGTCGATGAGGGACATGGTCATGAGTGACTCGATGAGCCCGACGCCGGCGAGGATGACGGCGTAGGGCAGGACGACCATGAAGGTTTCCCACGCGCCGCCGAGCGTAAACATGCCGGGCGGGAAGATCGCGGGGGTGATGAGCTCGAAGAGCCCGCCCTTGATTTGCCCGGCCATGCCCGCGACATCCGGCGTCGGCAGCCCCACCGGCCGCAGGACAAGGATGGCGATGCCCGAGACGACCACGATCGCCGCAAGCGACGACGGGATCGCCTTGGTGAACTTGGGGAGGAAGTGGATGATGGCCATCGTCAGCAGCACCAGCACGGCCATGATGCCGATCGTCGGCCCGCTGAACCACTCGCCGTCGTTGGTCTTGAAGCTGCCCAGCTGCGCCATGCCGATGACGATGGCGAGCCCGTTGACGAAGCCGAGCATGACGGGGTGGGGGACCATGCGGATGAGCTTGCCCAGCCGGCAGACGCCGACGCCGATCTGGATGATGCCGCAGAGGATCACGGCGGGGAAGAGGTACGTGATGTCGTGCTCGATCACGAGGGCGACGACGACGACGGCCATCGCGCCGGTCGCGCCGGAGATCATGCCCGGCCGGCCGCCGAAGATGCTGGTCAGGAGCCCGATCATAAAAGCGCTGTAGAGCCCGACCATCGGCGGGACGTCGGCGACGATCGCAAACGCGACGGCCTCGGGCACCAGCGCCAGCGCGACGGTGATGCCCGACAAGATGTCGGCCTTGGGGTTACGCGGGAAGTAGGAGTCGAGCCCCTCCCGGCTGATCGCGGGGATGCCGAAAAGGCGGGTCGGCGGCGCGTGCGGGATGTCGGCGTCGGCGGGCGAATCGGGAAGTTCGATATCGGAGGGCATGGGTGCTCTCTGGGCAAGCGTCGGGCGTGTGGAGGTCGCCGGCATGAAGCCGTTGGGCAAGGACGGCCGAGTGCTCGGCGGAATCGCGTAGTTTAGCAGAGTCTTGCGTTGCGCGATAACGACGCGCTACTGACCTTGCCCGTCTGCCGGGGCGACGACGCGTTCACCGATGACGTAGCCGACGCCGCCGTGGCCCAGCCAGGCGCGGGCGAGCTCTTCTTTCTTGTAGACGATGGCCTCGCCGCCTTCGCGGAAAGCCGGGTCGTTGACGATCGCATCCCCTTCGGCGGTGAGCCCACGGATCACGATCAGGTGCCCGGCGGTGGACGACATCGGATTGCTCGGGAACTCGCCTTCGCGAAAGCGGATCGACGCGATGATCGGCTGGCCGGTTTCGAGTGTGTCGCGCACCTGCGCCCAGGTGCGGAAGCGCGCCAGCTCGGCATCAAAGCCCAGCTCCCCGGCCCGGGCGACGGCCCGTCCCCAGTTGCCGTAGATGTCGTACTCCGCGTCAAAAATGCGCTCGGCGTTCTCCAGCGTCGGCCCGTCCGCGCCGCGGAACGCGAGCACCATCGACGTCGAGGTCGGCGAACAGGTCCGCGACCGCAACGCCGCGGGCAACGCCTGCTGCGTGCGGTATGGGACGGCGAGGTCGATCGGGTCGTACGCAGCCCGTGGGTCCGGCTTCGACTCCATCACGATGATGTCGCGCCCCTGCGGGTCACCAATCGTGCCCGACACCACCGCGACCAGCTTGCGCACCTGCGGCCAGGCCGCAAGGTCTTCGGACTCGTCCCCCGAGTGCTCGAACACGATGCGCAGCTCGAACGCATCCGCCGGCCGATCCAGCACGAGGTAGTCGACCTTGACCTCGCCGTGCTCGAAGTCGGTGGTGTCCTTGCCCGCGTCCGTCGTCGCGCCCCACGACCCGGTGTAGAGCCAGGGCGACCATTCGCCGGCCTCGGCGTCGCGTGTCCTGACAAACAGCTTGACGCCCGACGCCTCGCCGACGTTCACATTCCACGACGGCAGCAGCTCGGTAAACGGGAAGGCGGTCGTCACGGGCGCGGACTGCCAGTGCGCGGTCGGCGGGGGCGTATCGGCGTCCGCGTTGGACACGGGTGGCCCGATCGGCCCGTCGAAGCGGTGGGTCTGGTCGGCCATGCCCAGCGGGTTGTTGAGCCAGTCGCGCTGCGGCGTGGCGCAGCCGACGAGGAGCAGGACGAGGCAGGCGAGCGCGGACAACCGGTAGGCGGGGTGCTTGTGCATGATGGGCTTATCGTACCGCGTCGGCCACCGCCGCCGGTAGCGCTAACCGCCGACCGATAGCCGACGGACGCCGGCTATTCGATCTCATCCGAATGGTATCTTTGGGCCAACGCCTCACCTCGGATACCAAGCAGCGCCGCAAACGGCGGGTCGTAGGGCACCAGCCGACCGCTCCGGAGCTGCAGCCAGTCCGCCCCGGCCCGCCGGCCCGCGTCGGGCCCGGCGGTGTGGCGCAGGTACAACCGCAGATACGCCGCAAGCAGCGTCGGCGTCATCACACGCAGCTGCGGCGGCAGGTCCGTCGGGTCGGCCGTGATGTTCATAAACCCCGGCAGCCCCGCGACCCCGCCC
The sequence above is a segment of the Phycisphaeraceae bacterium D3-23 genome. Coding sequences within it:
- a CDS encoding SulP family inorganic anion transporter; the protein is MPSDIELPDSPADADIPHAPPTRLFGIPAISREGLDSYFPRNPKADILSGITVALALVPEAVAFAIVADVPPMVGLYSAFMIGLLTSIFGGRPGMISGATGAMAVVVVALVIEHDITYLFPAVILCGIIQIGVGVCRLGKLIRMVPHPVMLGFVNGLAIVIGMAQLGSFKTNDGEWFSGPTIGIMAVLVLLTMAIIHFLPKFTKAIPSSLAAIVVVSGIAILVLRPVGLPTPDVAGMAGQIKGGLFELITPAIFPPGMFTLGGAWETFMVVLPYAVILAGVGLIESLMTMSLIDEMTETRGRGNRECVGQGVANVACGFFGGMGGCAMIGQSLINVNSGGRNRLSGLVAALCLLAFILFLGRWIGMIPMAALVGVMFMVVIGTFEWASIKMFKRMPRADMFVMVTVVLITVFMHNLALAVLVGVIVAALVFAWQHATHMGADTKLNEHGSKVYQLHGPLFFASVESFKQLFNPADDPDDVVIDFYYTRVYDQSGLEAIHTIAEKYRAHDKRLHLVHLSEECAKLLADAGDLVEVNISEDPHYHVATDRLG
- a CDS encoding C39 family peptidase, with protein sequence MHKHPAYRLSALACLVLLLVGCATPQRDWLNNPLGMADQTHRFDGPIGPPVSNADADTPPPTAHWQSAPVTTAFPFTELLPSWNVNVGEASGVKLFVRTRDAEAGEWSPWLYTGSWGATTDAGKDTTDFEHGEVKVDYLVLDRPADAFELRIVFEHSGDESEDLAAWPQVRKLVAVVSGTIGDPQGRDIIVMESKPDPRAAYDPIDLAVPYRTQQALPAALRSRTCSPTSTSMVLAFRGADGPTLENAERIFDAEYDIYGNWGRAVARAGELGFDAELARFRTWAQVRDTLETGQPIIASIRFREGEFPSNPMSSTAGHLIVIRGLTAEGDAIVNDPAFREGGEAIVYKKEELARAWLGHGGVGYVIGERVVAPADGQGQ